One stretch of Candidatus Saccharimonadia bacterium DNA includes these proteins:
- a CDS encoding AAA family ATPase, which translates to MKFAPPPTPEQAEAVQQFRTGAPMKMIAFAGAGKTSTLMLMANQVPNRRGLMMCFNKSIATEAATKFPRNVTCKTAHSLAYGTVVKQGFHPETKMMKSPRSRTFDVSCVREKIPFHADLFRSIVATTITRFCQSDRVEIVERHVPKIPGFSDHDQEFAYKWAPLAAQLVWRRMVDPGDDMPMGHDGYVKLWALGNPRLFGDFIMVDEAQDLNPVLIAVVQSQQMQIVAVGDSHQQ; encoded by the coding sequence ATGAAATTCGCACCACCACCCACACCGGAGCAGGCCGAAGCCGTCCAGCAATTTCGCACCGGCGCGCCGATGAAGATGATTGCCTTTGCCGGCGCCGGCAAGACCAGTACCCTGATGCTTATGGCGAACCAGGTCCCCAACCGGCGCGGCCTGATGATGTGTTTCAACAAGTCGATCGCGACCGAGGCCGCCACCAAGTTCCCGCGCAACGTGACATGCAAAACCGCGCACTCGCTCGCCTATGGTACTGTCGTCAAACAGGGGTTCCATCCGGAAACCAAGATGATGAAGTCGCCGCGCTCGCGCACCTTCGACGTGTCATGCGTCCGCGAGAAGATCCCCTTTCACGCGGATCTCTTTCGCTCGATCGTCGCGACCACCATCACCCGATTCTGCCAATCCGACCGCGTCGAGATCGTCGAGCGGCATGTGCCGAAAATTCCAGGCTTCTCGGATCACGATCAGGAATTCGCCTACAAATGGGCGCCGCTCGCCGCGCAACTCGTATGGCGCCGGATGGTCGACCCAGGTGACGACATGCCGATGGGTCATGACGGATATGTGAAACTTTGGGCACTCGGCAACCCGCGTTTGTTCGGCGATTTCATCATGGTCGACGAAGCGCAAGATCTAAACCCTGTGCTCATCGCGGTCGTTCAAAGTCAACAAATGCAGATTGTTGCCGTCGGCGACTCCCATCAGCAAAT
- a CDS encoding DUF6283 family protein: MTTPPKKPCGSCPYRSDVPSGIWSAEEYDKLPGYDGEMWEQPHKLFLCHQQDGCLCGGWLITHGVNNLLALRAHARELDPSVWSYESDVPCFASGAEAAAHGKAEIHNPPPAALRMIDGLVRKRSRS; encoded by the coding sequence ATGACCACCCCACCCAAGAAACCTTGCGGATCTTGCCCTTACCGTAGCGACGTTCCGTCCGGCATTTGGAGTGCCGAGGAATACGACAAGCTCCCAGGCTATGACGGTGAAATGTGGGAACAGCCTCACAAGCTGTTCCTGTGCCACCAGCAAGACGGGTGCTTGTGCGGCGGTTGGCTGATCACCCACGGAGTCAACAACCTGCTTGCGCTTAGGGCGCATGCCCGCGAGCTTGACCCGTCCGTATGGTCCTATGAGTCCGACGTCCCATGCTTTGCGTCCGGCGCGGAAGCCGCAGCGCACGGCAAGGCCGAAATCCACAACCCGCCGCCGGCCGCGCTCCGGATGATTGACGGCCTGGTTCGTAAGAGGTCGCGGTCATGA